Proteins found in one Zea mays cultivar B73 chromosome 1, Zm-B73-REFERENCE-NAM-5.0, whole genome shotgun sequence genomic segment:
- the LOC100274073 gene encoding uncharacterized protein isoform X1, whose translation MEDAKEDAAMVPWPGLALAPSCLTRHIPLPCPPIRPRAYPSIHTYAAARCRWRRNISERCSGGVTRKEPTGRLSIRAPAQLAVASGIRSITLLLLLLLSLVGQEHTSCLLCRRRRSSRALSSSSRPRRDHSGGCCCLSCWPRHRRFCDTIRSAAAGTLEMSSLGGQQQHGRGDEARARLRWTRQLHGRFVLAVAQLGGADSEFLSSKSSAHELAARACPVLSLTACLNATTTDVGFRYQNIAEATPKSVMRAMAVSGLTLYHLKSHLQRYRLAVSQGTASPVGEGDNGGGANERSSSSESQLDEYDDGSVADLHGDSSGSMAARVQREAKRKRHEQMQIEVQRHLQLRIEAQGRYMQSVLRRAQEALADHILGSPATGAEAELSELASAVETGTGCLSSTSCCSTSPSPMRHRSADSCVTSSSSSSSSEAESQAPAGANTCAGTRDCSVERPVQGEESTFLQRHEDEDEAEEADVGAAAAAEDEDGTSSEIDLNR comes from the exons ATGGAGGATGCAAAAGAAGATGCTGCCATGGTGCCATGGCCAGGCCTGGCCCTGGCCCCCAGCTGCCTCACGCGCCATATTCCCTTGCCTTGCCCGCCGATTCGACCCCGGGCGTATCCATCCATCCATACATATGCCGCTGCCCGCTGCAGGTGGAGACGGAATATCTCCGAGCGGTGCTCTGGTGGAGTCACACGAAAGGAACCGACCGGCCGCCTATCTATAAGAGCCCCCGCGCAGCTCGCAGTGGCATCTGGCATTCGATCGAtcaccttgctgctgctgctgctgctgtcgcTGGTTGGCCAGGAGCACACCAGCTGCTTGCTGTGTCGCCGTCGTAGAAGCAGCCGCGCGCTGTCGTCGTCGTCTCGTCCGCGACGCGACCACTCCGGCGGCTGCTGCTGCCTCTCATGCTGGCCACGCCACCGACGCTTTTGTGATACCATACGAAGCGCCGCGGCGGGCACGTTGGAGATGTCGTCGCTGGGTGGGCAACAGCAGCACGGGCGCGGCGACGAGGCCAGGGCGCGGCTCAGGTGGACGCGCCAGCTGCACGGCCGCTTCGTGCTCGCCGTGGCCCAGCTCGGCGGCGCGGACAGTGAGTTCCTCTCATCTAAGTCGTCCGCCCACGAACTCGCAGCCAGAGCCTGTCCAGTCCTTTCTTTGACCGCTTGCTTGAATGCTACTACTACCGACGTCGGCTTTCGTTACCAAAACATTGCAGAGGCGACGCCCAAGTCCGTGATGAGGGCGATGGCCGTGTCGGGGCTCACGCTGTACCACCTCAAGAGCCACCTCCAG aggtaccGGCTGGCGGTGAGCCAAGGCACCGCGTCCCCGGTGGGCGAGGGCGACAACGGAGGTGGCGCCAACGAGCGGTCGTCCTCCTCGGAGAGCCAGCTGGACGAGTACGACGACGGTTCCGTGGCCGACCTGCATGGTGATTCTTCCGGGAGCATGGCGGCGCGGGTGCAGAGAGAGGCGAAAAGGAAGCGGCATGAGCAGATGCAGATCGAG GTGCAGCGGCACCTCCAGCTGAGGATCGAGGCGCAGGGGAGGTACATGCAGTCCGTGCTGCGCCGGGCGCAGGAGGCCCTCGCCGACCACATACTGGGCTCGCCGGCCACCGGcgcggaggcagagctctcggagcTGGCCTCCGCGGTGGAGACCGGGACCGGGTGCCTGTCCTCCACTTCCTGCTGCTCCACCTCGCCTTCCCCGATGCGCCACCGCTCCGCCGACAGCTGCGtgacgtcctcctcctcctcctcctcctcggagGCCGAGAGCCAGGCCCCCGCCGGCGCCAACACGTGCGCTGGTACGCGCGACTGCTCCGTCGAGCGGCCGGTGCAGGGCGAGGAGAGTACATTCCTGCAGAggcacgaggacgaggacgaggcaGAGGAAGCCGACGTTGGAGCTGCAGCTGCAGCTGAGGACGAGGACGGCACTTCGTCAGAGATTGATCTCAACAGGTAG
- the LOC100274073 gene encoding uncharacterized protein isoform X2, with product MEDAKEDAAMVPWPGLALAPSCLTRHIPLPCPPIRPRAYPSIHTYAAARCRWRRNISERCSGGVTRKEPTGRLSIRAPAQLAVASGIRSITLLLLLLLSLVGQEHTSCLLCRRRRSSRALSSSSRPRRDHSGGCCCLSCWPRHRRFCDTIRSAAAGTLEMSSLGGQQQHGRGDEARARLRWTRQLHGRFVLAVAQLGGADKATPKSVMRAMAVSGLTLYHLKSHLQRYRLAVSQGTASPVGEGDNGGGANERSSSSESQLDEYDDGSVADLHGDSSGSMAARVQREAKRKRHEQMQIEVQRHLQLRIEAQGRYMQSVLRRAQEALADHILGSPATGAEAELSELASAVETGTGCLSSTSCCSTSPSPMRHRSADSCVTSSSSSSSSEAESQAPAGANTCAGTRDCSVERPVQGEESTFLQRHEDEDEAEEADVGAAAAAEDEDGTSSEIDLNR from the exons ATGGAGGATGCAAAAGAAGATGCTGCCATGGTGCCATGGCCAGGCCTGGCCCTGGCCCCCAGCTGCCTCACGCGCCATATTCCCTTGCCTTGCCCGCCGATTCGACCCCGGGCGTATCCATCCATCCATACATATGCCGCTGCCCGCTGCAGGTGGAGACGGAATATCTCCGAGCGGTGCTCTGGTGGAGTCACACGAAAGGAACCGACCGGCCGCCTATCTATAAGAGCCCCCGCGCAGCTCGCAGTGGCATCTGGCATTCGATCGAtcaccttgctgctgctgctgctgctgtcgcTGGTTGGCCAGGAGCACACCAGCTGCTTGCTGTGTCGCCGTCGTAGAAGCAGCCGCGCGCTGTCGTCGTCGTCTCGTCCGCGACGCGACCACTCCGGCGGCTGCTGCTGCCTCTCATGCTGGCCACGCCACCGACGCTTTTGTGATACCATACGAAGCGCCGCGGCGGGCACGTTGGAGATGTCGTCGCTGGGTGGGCAACAGCAGCACGGGCGCGGCGACGAGGCCAGGGCGCGGCTCAGGTGGACGCGCCAGCTGCACGGCCGCTTCGTGCTCGCCGTGGCCCAGCTCGGCGGCGCGGACA AGGCGACGCCCAAGTCCGTGATGAGGGCGATGGCCGTGTCGGGGCTCACGCTGTACCACCTCAAGAGCCACCTCCAG aggtaccGGCTGGCGGTGAGCCAAGGCACCGCGTCCCCGGTGGGCGAGGGCGACAACGGAGGTGGCGCCAACGAGCGGTCGTCCTCCTCGGAGAGCCAGCTGGACGAGTACGACGACGGTTCCGTGGCCGACCTGCATGGTGATTCTTCCGGGAGCATGGCGGCGCGGGTGCAGAGAGAGGCGAAAAGGAAGCGGCATGAGCAGATGCAGATCGAG GTGCAGCGGCACCTCCAGCTGAGGATCGAGGCGCAGGGGAGGTACATGCAGTCCGTGCTGCGCCGGGCGCAGGAGGCCCTCGCCGACCACATACTGGGCTCGCCGGCCACCGGcgcggaggcagagctctcggagcTGGCCTCCGCGGTGGAGACCGGGACCGGGTGCCTGTCCTCCACTTCCTGCTGCTCCACCTCGCCTTCCCCGATGCGCCACCGCTCCGCCGACAGCTGCGtgacgtcctcctcctcctcctcctcctcggagGCCGAGAGCCAGGCCCCCGCCGGCGCCAACACGTGCGCTGGTACGCGCGACTGCTCCGTCGAGCGGCCGGTGCAGGGCGAGGAGAGTACATTCCTGCAGAggcacgaggacgaggacgaggcaGAGGAAGCCGACGTTGGAGCTGCAGCTGCAGCTGAGGACGAGGACGGCACTTCGTCAGAGATTGATCTCAACAGGTAG
- the LOC100274073 gene encoding uncharacterized protein LOC100274073: MSSLGGQQQHGRGDEARARLRWTRQLHGRFVLAVAQLGGADKATPKSVMRAMAVSGLTLYHLKSHLQRYRLAVSQGTASPVGEGDNGGGANERSSSSESQLDEYDDGSVADLHGDSSGSMAARVQREAKRKRHEQMQIEVQRHLQLRIEAQGRYMQSVLRRAQEALADHILGSPATGAEAELSELASAVETGTGCLSSTSCCSTSPSPMRHRSADSCVTSSSSSSSSEAESQAPAGANTCAGTRDCSVERPVQGEESTFLQRHEDEDEAEEADVGAAAAAEDEDGTSSEIDLNR; encoded by the exons ATGTCGTCGCTGGGTGGGCAACAGCAGCACGGGCGCGGCGACGAGGCCAGGGCGCGGCTCAGGTGGACGCGCCAGCTGCACGGCCGCTTCGTGCTCGCCGTGGCCCAGCTCGGCGGCGCGGACA AGGCGACGCCCAAGTCCGTGATGAGGGCGATGGCCGTGTCGGGGCTCACGCTGTACCACCTCAAGAGCCACCTCCAG aggtaccGGCTGGCGGTGAGCCAAGGCACCGCGTCCCCGGTGGGCGAGGGCGACAACGGAGGTGGCGCCAACGAGCGGTCGTCCTCCTCGGAGAGCCAGCTGGACGAGTACGACGACGGTTCCGTGGCCGACCTGCATGGTGATTCTTCCGGGAGCATGGCGGCGCGGGTGCAGAGAGAGGCGAAAAGGAAGCGGCATGAGCAGATGCAGATCGAG GTGCAGCGGCACCTCCAGCTGAGGATCGAGGCGCAGGGGAGGTACATGCAGTCCGTGCTGCGCCGGGCGCAGGAGGCCCTCGCCGACCACATACTGGGCTCGCCGGCCACCGGcgcggaggcagagctctcggagcTGGCCTCCGCGGTGGAGACCGGGACCGGGTGCCTGTCCTCCACTTCCTGCTGCTCCACCTCGCCTTCCCCGATGCGCCACCGCTCCGCCGACAGCTGCGtgacgtcctcctcctcctcctcctcctcggagGCCGAGAGCCAGGCCCCCGCCGGCGCCAACACGTGCGCTGGTACGCGCGACTGCTCCGTCGAGCGGCCGGTGCAGGGCGAGGAGAGTACATTCCTGCAGAggcacgaggacgaggacgaggcaGAGGAAGCCGACGTTGGAGCTGCAGCTGCAGCTGAGGACGAGGACGGCACTTCGTCAGAGATTGATCTCAACAGGTAG